The following proteins are encoded in a genomic region of Cryptococcus neoformans var. neoformans JEC21 chromosome 2 sequence:
- a CDS encoding glucose-6-phosphate isomerase, putative — MDGKPATQYQAWKKLQSLHGSKADKLVLKDLFKADPKRFSNLSKTFSSSSPNVSLLLDYSKNLVDDEVLSTLFDLAREAKVETFRDEMFAGKHINTSEDRSVLHIALRNPPADKGGFKISEAGVDEVHAVLAHMKEFSDSVRSGAWKGYTGKAIDTIVNIGIGGSDLGPVMVCEALKHYSKRDLKTHFVSNIDGTDMAEVLKACNRETTLFIVASKTFTTQETITNAESAKEWFLEQAKEKAHVAKHFVALSTNTKGVTEFGIAESNMFQFWDWVGGRYSLWSAIGLSICLSIGFDNFQELLNGAHEMDKHFKTAKLEDNLPVILALVGIWYNDFYGAQTQALLPYDQYLKKFADYFQQGDMESNGKSVTKDGSRVDYETGPIIWGQSGTNGQHAFYQLIHQGTKLIPCDFLAPVETLNPISGGKHHEILLSNFFAQPEALAFGKTEEEVIKELGPEQSKNSALVKSKIFEGNKPTNSIMFQKLTPGTLGALIALYEHKIHVQGAIWGINSYDQMGVELGKVLAKAILKQLGSENDVQGHDSSTTGLIHFYQKNRK, encoded by the exons ATGGACGGCAAGCCAGCTACTC AATACCAGGCCTGGAAGAAGCTCCAGTCTCTCCACGGCTCCAAGGCCGACAAGCTCGTCTTGAAGGACCTTTTCAAAGCTGACCCCAAGCGTTTCTCCAACCTCTCAAagactttttcttcttcttctcccaacgtctctctccttctcgacTACTCCAAGAACCTTGTCGATGACGAGGtcctctccaccctctTTGACCTCGCCCGTGAGGCCAAGGTCGAGACTTTCCGTGACGAGATGTTTGCTGGCAAGCACATCAACACCTCTGAGGACCGTTCCGTCTTGCACATCGCTCTCCGAAACCCCCCTGCTGACAAGGGCGGCTTCAAGATCTCTGAGGCCGGTGTTGACGAGGTCCACGCCGTCCTCGCCCACATGAAGGAGTTCTCCGACTCTGTCCGCTCTGGCGCCTGGAAGGGTTACACTGGCAAGGCCATTGACACCATCGTGAACATTGGTATTGGTGGTTCCGACCTTGGTCCTGTTATGGTCTGCGAGGCCCTCAAGCACTACAGCAAGAGGGACTTGAAGACCCACTTTGTCTCCAACATTGACGGTACTGACATGGCCGAGGTCCTCAAGGCTTGCAACCGTGAGACCACCTTGTTCATTGTCGCTTCCAAGACCTTTACCACCCAGGAGACCATTACCAACGCCGAGAGTGCCAAGGAATGGTTCCTTGAGCAGGCCAAGGAG AAAGCCCACGTTGCCAAACACTTCGTTGCCCTTTCCACCAACACCAAGGGTGTGACGGAGTTTGGTATTGCCGAATCCAACATGTTCCAGTTCTGGGACTGGGTTGGTGGCCGATACTCTCTTTGGTCCGCGATCGGTCTCTCCATCTGCTTGTCTATCGGCTTTGACAACTTCCAGGAGTTGCTCAATGGTGCCCACGAGATGGACAAGCACTTCAAGACCGCCAAGCTCGAGGATAATTTGCCCGTCATCCTTGCTTTGGTTGGTATCTGGTACAACGACTTTTACG GTGCCCAAACTCAAGCCCTCTTGCCTTACGACCAGTATCTCAAGAAGTTTGCCGACTACTTCCAACAGGGTGACATGGAGTCCAACGGTAAGAGCGTTACCAAGGACGGCTCCCGAGTCGACTACGAGACTGGACCTATTATCTGGGGTCAGAGCGGTACCAACGGTCAGCACGCTTTCTACCAGTTGATCCACCAGGGTACCAAGCTCATCCCTTG TGACTTCCTCGCCCCTGTTGAGACTCTTAATCCCATCTCTGGCGGCAAGCACCACGaaatcctcctctccaacttcTTTGCTCAGCCCGA AGCTCTTGCCTTTGGCAAGACTGAGGAGGAAGTCATCAAGGAGCTCGGCCCCGAGCAATCCAAGAACTCTGCCCTCGTCAAGTCCAAGATCTTTGAAGGCAACAAGCCCACCAACTCTATCATGTTCCAAAAGCTCACCCCCGGTACTCTTGGTGCCCTCATCGCCCTCTATGAGCACAAGATCCACGTTCAGGGTGCTATCTGGGGTATCAACTCTTACGACCAGATGGGTGTCGAACTCGGCAAGGTCTTGGCCAAGGCTATCTTGAAGCAGTTGGGTAGCGAAAACGATGTCCAGGGTCACGACTCTTCTACTACCGGTCTCATCCACTTTTACCAGAAGAACAGAAAATAA
- a CDS encoding carbon utilization by utilization of organic compounds-related protein, putative: protein MRPTLLRLANASGPLPLSVSQASVQLIPPIPLYRRLLRAHRLLPVDMRYMGDSYVKSEFRLTRTTDNPLHIIGFLSQWKMYLDEIESSLIRPDGRKQGQAVEWRGKKLDTGAFEKLSTEQVGQLYELMHATKDVWKSPEQIEREANSAGVSPVNPNDPTTAGNS from the exons ATGAGACCCACACTCCTCCGCCTCGCCAACGCCTCTGGACCACTCCCGCTCTCAGTGTCGCAGGCGTCTGTCCAGCTCATCCCCCCTATCCCCCTCTACCgccgtcttcttcgagcTCATCGTCTCTTACCAGTTGATATGCGCTATATGGGCGACTCTTATGTCAAGTCCGAGTTTCGACTGACGCGGACCACTGATAACCCATTGCATATTATTGGCTTCCTCTCTCAATGGAAAATGTACCTCGATGAGATTGAGAGCTCGCTCATCCGACCAGATGGCAGGAAGCAGGGTCAAGCTGTCgaatggagagggaaaaagcTGGATACGGGTGCTTTTGAAAAGCTCTCGACAGAGCAGGTGGGGCAGCTGTACGAGCTCATGCACGCGACCAAGGATGTGTGGAAATC ACCAGAACAGATTGAGCGAGAAGCCAATTCCGCCGGAGTCAGCCCTGTGAACCCCAACGACCCCACCACTGCTGGTAACTCATAG
- a CDS encoding isocitrate dehydrogenase (NADP+), putative, which translates to MLARSTTAFTRSSLLRSTRPLAFAMASRNYASTPAGIDRIKVKNPVVEIDGDEMTRIIWKKIREELILPYVDVDLKYYDLGMESRDATNDQITIDSAEAIKKYSVGVKCATITPDEARVKEFKLKEMWRSPNGTIRNILGGTVFREPIILDKIPKPVPGWTKPICIGRHAFGDQYRSTDFIAPGPGKLTLTYTPAEGGAPTELNVYDFKGKGVALAMYNTDESIYGFAHASFKMALSKKMPLFMSTKNTILKKYDGRFKDIFQEVYESTYKAEFEKLGVYYEHRLIDDMVAQAIKSSGGFVWACKNYDGDVMSDILAQGFGSLGMMTSELITPDGKTMESEAAHGTVTRHYRQYQAGHETSTNPVASIFAWTRGLAFRAKLDETPALEAFAKDLEAACVEVIDKDGIMTKDLALAMKGKDMTRDDWVTTDVYMKKVNERLVEKLKARSA; encoded by the exons ATG CTCGCTCGAAGCACCACTGCCTTTACGcgctcatctcttctccgaTCAACTAGACCTTTAGCATTCGCAATGGCTTCACGCAACTATGCTTCCACCCCTGCCGGCATCGACAGGATCAAGGTCAAGAACCCCGTGGTTGAGATTGACGGTGATGAGATGACAAGGATcatctggaagaagatcaggGAGGAG CTTATCTTGCCCTACGTTGACGTTGACCTCAAGTACTACGACTTGGGAATGGAGAGCCGAGATGCT ACCAACGACCAAATCACTATCGACTCTGCCGAAGCTATCAAAAAGTACTCTGTCGGTGTCAAGTGCGCTACCATCACCCCTGACGAGGCTCGAGTCAAGGAATTCAAATTGAAGGAAATGTGGCGAAGCCCCAACGGAACT ATCCGAAACATCCTCGGAGGAACCGTCTTCCGAGAGCCCATCATTCTCGACAAGATCCCCAAGCCCGTCCCCGGATGGACCAAGCCCATCTGTATCGGTCGACATGCTTTCGGTGACCAATACCGATCCACCGACTTTATCGCCCCCGGACCCGGAAAGCTCACCCTCACTTACACCCCCGCTGAAGGAGGTGCCCCCACCGAGCTCAACGTCTACGActtcaagggcaagggtgTCGCCTTGGCCATGTATAACACCGACGAAAGCATTTACGGTTTCGCCCACGCGAGCTTCAAGATGGCTTTAAGCAAGAAGATGCCCTTGTTCATGTCTACCAAGAA CACCATCTTGAAGAAGTACGATGGCCGATTCAAGGACATTTTCCAAGAGGTCTACGAATCTACGTACAAGGCCGAGTTTGAGAAGCTCGGTGTCTATTATGAGCATCGCCTCATCGACGACATGGTTGCTCAGGCCATCAAGTCTTCTGGTGGTTTCGTTTGGGCGTGCAAGAACTACGACGGTGATGTCATG AGCGACATTCTCGCCCAGGGTTTCGGTTCTCTCGGTATGATGACTTCCGAGCTCATCACCCCAGACGGCAAGACCATGGAATCTGAAGCTGCCCACGGTACCGTCACCCGACACTACCGACAATACCAAGCCGGTCACGAAACCTCTACCAACCCTGTTGCCTCCATCTTTGCCTGGACCCGAGGGCTTGCCTTCCGAGCCAAGTTGGACGAGACCCCCGCGCTCGAGGCGTTCGCCAAGGACTTGGAAGCTGCCTGTGTTGAAGTCATCGACAAGGACGGTATCATGACCAAGGATTTGGCTTTGGCGATGAAGGGTAAGGACATGACTAGGGATGACTGGGTCACCACCGACGTCTACATGAAGAAGGTCAACGAGAGGTTGGTCGAAAAGCTCAAGGCGAGGAGCGCGTAA
- a CDS encoding isocitrate dehydrogenase (NADP+), putative produces the protein MFPQLARSTTAFTRSSLLRSTRPLAFAMASRNYASTPAGIDRIKVKNPVVEIDGDEMTRIIWKKIREELILPYVDVDLKYYDLGMESRDATNDQITIDSAEAIKKYSVGVKCATITPDEARVKEFKLKEMWRSPNGTIRNILGGTVFREPIILDKIPKPVPGWTKPICIGRHAFGDQYRSTDFIAPGPGKLTLTYTPAEGGAPTELNVYDFKGKGVALAMYNTDESIYGFAHASFKMALSKKMPLFMSTKNTILKKYDGRFKDIFQEVYESTYKAEFEKLGVYYEHRLIDDMVAQAIKSSGGFVWACKNYDGDVMSDILAQGFGSLGMMTSELITPDGKTMESEAAHGTVTRHYRQYQAGHETSTNPVASIFAWTRGLAFRAKLDETPALEAFAKDLEAACVEVIDKDGIMTKDLALAMKGKDMTRDDWVTTDVYMKKVNERLVEKLKARSA, from the exons ATGTTCCCACAGCTCGCTCGAAGCACCACTGCCTTTACGcgctcatctcttctccgaTCAACTAGACCTTTAGCATTCGCAATGGCTTCACGCAACTATGCTTCCACCCCTGCCGGCATCGACAGGATCAAGGTCAAGAACCCCGTGGTTGAGATTGACGGTGATGAGATGACAAGGATcatctggaagaagatcaggGAGGAG CTTATCTTGCCCTACGTTGACGTTGACCTCAAGTACTACGACTTGGGAATGGAGAGCCGAGATGCT ACCAACGACCAAATCACTATCGACTCTGCCGAAGCTATCAAAAAGTACTCTGTCGGTGTCAAGTGCGCTACCATCACCCCTGACGAGGCTCGAGTCAAGGAATTCAAATTGAAGGAAATGTGGCGAAGCCCCAACGGAACT ATCCGAAACATCCTCGGAGGAACCGTCTTCCGAGAGCCCATCATTCTCGACAAGATCCCCAAGCCCGTCCCCGGATGGACCAAGCCCATCTGTATCGGTCGACATGCTTTCGGTGACCAATACCGATCCACCGACTTTATCGCCCCCGGACCCGGAAAGCTCACCCTCACTTACACCCCCGCTGAAGGAGGTGCCCCCACCGAGCTCAACGTCTACGActtcaagggcaagggtgTCGCCTTGGCCATGTATAACACCGACGAAAGCATTTACGGTTTCGCCCACGCGAGCTTCAAGATGGCTTTAAGCAAGAAGATGCCCTTGTTCATGTCTACCAAGAA CACCATCTTGAAGAAGTACGATGGCCGATTCAAGGACATTTTCCAAGAGGTCTACGAATCTACGTACAAGGCCGAGTTTGAGAAGCTCGGTGTCTATTATGAGCATCGCCTCATCGACGACATGGTTGCTCAGGCCATCAAGTCTTCTGGTGGTTTCGTTTGGGCGTGCAAGAACTACGACGGTGATGTCATG AGCGACATTCTCGCCCAGGGTTTCGGTTCTCTCGGTATGATGACTTCCGAGCTCATCACCCCAGACGGCAAGACCATGGAATCTGAAGCTGCCCACGGTACCGTCACCCGACACTACCGACAATACCAAGCCGGTCACGAAACCTCTACCAACCCTGTTGCCTCCATCTTTGCCTGGACCCGAGGGCTTGCCTTCCGAGCCAAGTTGGACGAGACCCCCGCGCTCGAGGCGTTCGCCAAGGACTTGGAAGCTGCCTGTGTTGAAGTCATCGACAAGGACGGTATCATGACCAAGGATTTGGCTTTGGCGATGAAGGGTAAGGACATGACTAGGGATGACTGGGTCACCACCGACGTCTACATGAAGAAGGTCAACGAGAGGTTGGTCGAAAAGCTCAAGGCGAGGAGCGCGTAA
- a CDS encoding CIP1 protein, putative: MSPTVALLGHNGTVGDNLLPYLVEAHKKGSIKLVILHRPSTELSKIPSDVGIEKRIVELEDGKIDSIKAAVKDLEVVISAIAAPSAPSQIYLAEALASSTALKTFIPSDFGCVWTEEEISIPGLSFLKIKEDVAHRIKQLKVPVTEIKVGLFDQFFFGYKAAGTDVKGNQVQYYHDSLKNRLPITSLSYLGYSVAQIVSDPSLLAKLPNSTLNVFNFAPTGQEIVDILTQLHGQPTKTVQVSEKTVAEQLEGPIAIGAAITKKWGDNNFGNVPKTEISGWAGKSFAETVKEWVNKA, from the exons ATGTCTCCCACTGTCGCTCTTCTTGGTCACAACGGTACCGTTGGCGACAACCTCTTGCCCTACCTCGTTGAAGCTCACAAGAAAGGCTCCATCAAGCTTGTGATTTTGCACCGACCTAGCACCGAACTCTCAAAGATCCCTTCTGATGTCGGTattgagaagaggattgTTGAGCTCGAGGACGGAAAGATTGATTCCATCAAGGCCGCGGTCAAGGACTTGGAGGTCGTCAT TTCGGCCATTGCAGCACCTAGTGCCCCTAGCCAAATCTACCTCGCTGAAGCTCTTGCGAGTTCTACTGCCCTTAAGACTTTTATCCCATCCGACTTCGGTTGTGTCTGgaccgaggaagaaatcAGCATCCCTGGTCTTTCATTCCTCAAGATTAAGGAGGACGTTGCTCACAGGATCAAGCAGCTCAAGGTTCCCGTTACTGAGATCAAAGTCGGGTTGTTCGAccagttcttctttggaTATAA GGCTGCGGGAACCGATGTGAAAGGTAACCAGGTCCAATACTACCACGATTCTCTCAAGAACCGATTGCCCATCAC TTCCCTATCTTATCTTGGCTATTCCGTCGCTCAGATCGTCTCTgatccttccctcctcgctAAGCTCCCCAACAGCACTCTAAACGTCTTTAACTTTGCACCTACCGGTCAAGAAATTGTCGACATTCTTACACAGCTCCATGGTCAACCCACCAAGACTGTCCAAGTTAGCGAGAAGACCGTTGCCGAACAATTAGAGGGACCCATCGCTATCGGTGCCGCTATCACCAAGAAATGGGGTGACAATAACTTTGGTAACGTTCCCAAGACTGAGATTAGTGGCTGGGCTGGTAAGAGCTTTGCCGAGACAGTCAAGGAGTGGGTCAACAAGGCGTAG
- a CDS encoding endonuclease, putative → MPSRKKCGNPLFLQWMEEIRDAAREKGSKSAETYSKACRSLEFCPVTYDRPRDLAILAHIGEKTIAQLENRWIEYRKSHGLDVPAEPEKLSTAEPKTKDKGKGCAAPDVDGPMSGTSQETTKKTRKTTAKAYIPTQGSGAYAILLALILAIDRPEVTTQVFLTKSEIIRTAQEYCDTSFEHSEKGTYFTAWSGMKTLVNKGYVYVTGNPHKHCLTEEGYDVALAIRNLRPEFSHMKKHPFSHAPAPGTSNRVTELPRNRAITALDLYNGPSIVPSTLSTEYVPPANAHSSPASRLASFDAVASKLTAGERFNFWYITPSGSRTPLMTSAHLRLDPEQFVNLRRIEFKYSQRNHPFAAQLRLMDAPTTAKLRDKSGVPTLYAYLIEADAPPKCSMFDTESSQSRAKASGKDNASNAGSSPLGSSPAPISRSRSGLGGRNDSCASLSDGGSRLSASAGKPTDPFYFDVRTLALQKNPSMPSNSASTSQSVSRSTSSSRPLSNSGPSPYQNPYDAILGQNPSSPPVSTLSRTITAPASTSSQPRTSSLSTLNIGSSSTVPSISNRSYSSAAVLPSRPVVPRMGPRLSNHVPSPIPAPERFDDTIIPPPDLHSKSLPPFTISNAIVFPPGSYDIILIIDTREVESSKTKNRDKIAETLEAKGIRVETRALRLGDMCWVARRKDGLGGEEDECVLDYVVERKRLDDLVNSIKDGRYTEQCFRLSNACLSNVYYIVEDWQVSERMEQSGLAIMTVKSQVQVHNRFFLKETHTLNETIDFLATMTRVIISSHRTKALHVIPTHFLSRPSFKPLQDHLQLKHPNIKFHTSFIAYQELNDKSASQTLKEKFAKMMMCVKGMSAEKVSALLDEWETPRVMWEDMKERDRQPDDSEPPGQPRGKKRKGGKGSFFAERVQGEARRKIGDALSESLWTALMG, encoded by the exons ATGCCTTCTCGGAAAAAATGCGGCAATCCGCTATTCCTCCAGtggatggaag AGATCCGTGATGCTGCGCGTGAAAAAGGATCTAAATCTGCTGAAACTTATTCCAAAGCCTGTCGCTCTCTTGAATTTTGCCCTGTTACCTATGATCGGCCTCGTGATCTTGCCATCTTGGCGCACATCGGAGAAAAGACAATAGCGCAGCTAGAAAATAGGTGGATAGAATACCGGAAGAGCCATGGTTTGGATGTACCAGCAGAGCCAGAGA AACTTTCTACAGCAGAGCCTAAaacaaaagacaaaggCAAGGGTTGTGCAGCCCCAGATGTTGATGGTCCAATGTCTGGCACCTCCCAAGAGACCACAAAGAAAACTCGCAAAACCACCGCAAAGGCATACATTCCTACTCAAGGCTCTGGCGCTTACGCTATTCTGTTGGCTCTCATCCTTGCGATTGACAGGCCCGAAGTCACAACTCAGGTCTTCTTGACAAAGTCTGAGATTATTCGTACCGCCCAAGAATATTGTGACACGTCGTTCGAACATTCAGAGAAGGGAACATACTTTACTGCTTGGAGTGGAATGAAAACGTTAGTGAACAAAGGCTACGTCTATGTAACGGGAAATCCTCATAAACATTGCTTGACGGAGGAGGGATA CGATGTGGCACTGGCCATCCGGAATCTGAGGCCAGAGTTTTCCCACATGAAGAAGCATCCATTTTCGCATGCCCCTGCTCCTGGGACGTCAAACAGAGTGACAGAACTCCCTAGAAATCGCGCAATAACGGCGTTAGATCTATATAACGGGCCTTCTATTGTTCCTTCTACCCTCTCGACAGAATACGTCCCGCCCGCCAATGCTCATTCTTCGCCAGCTTCCCGACTCGCATCTTTTGACGCTGTGGCATCCAAACTGACTGCAGGGGAAAGATTTAATTTTTGGTACATCACGCCTTCTGGTTCACGAACCCCTCTCATGACATCTGCCCATCTTCGCCTTGACCCCGAGCAATTCGTCAACCTTCGTCGTATCGAGTTCAAGTACTCGCAGCGCAACCACCCATTTGCTGCGCAGTTGCGATTGATGGACGCTCCTACTACTGCAAAATTGAGGGACAAAAGTGGTGTGCCTACATTGTATGCATATCTCATCGAAGCAGATGCTCCACCCAAGTGTAGCATGTTTGATACGGAAAGCAGTCAAAGCAGGGCAAAAGCGAGCGGGAAAGACAATGCCAGCAATGCAGGCAGCAGTCCGCTGGGCAGCAGCCCAGCTCCCAtctcaagatcaagaagtGGTTTGGGAGGGAGAAATGACTCTTGTGCTAGCCTTTCCGATGGCGGGTCTCGATTGTCCGCATCGGCAGGCAAACCGACCGACCCGTTCTATTTCGATGTTCGCACTTTGGCCCTTCAAAAGAATCCCTCTATGCCTTCGAATAGTGCTTCGACTTCCCAGTCTGTGAGCAGAtcgacttcttcatcacgTCCTCTTTCCAATTCGGGACCATCCCCCTATCAGAATCCGTACGATGCCATACTGGGTCAAAATCCTTCTAGCCCTCCAGTATCGACATTGTCGCGGACCATTACCGCGCCCGCAAGCACATCATCCCAACCACGAacatcctctctttccaccctAAACATTGGCTCAAGTTCCACTGTACCTAGTATTTCCAATCGCTCATATTCTTCTGCCGCGGTTTTACCGTCTCGTCCAGTCGTTCCAAGGATGGGACCGCGTCTTTCTAACCATGTACCCAGTCCAATCCCGGCACCCGAGCGTTTTGATGATACTATCATCCCACCGCCAGATTTGCATTCCAAATCACTTCCTCCATTTACCATTTCTAATGCCATCGTTTTCCCGCCAGGCTCATATGATATTATCCTTATCATTGATACTCGTGAAGTCGAGTCCTCGAAAACGAAAAATAGGGACAAAATCGCGGAGACATTGGAGGCAAAAGGTATCAGAGTTGAGACCAGAGCTTTGCGATTGGGCGACATGTGTTGGGTTGCcaggaggaaagatgggCTGggtggcgaagaagacgaatgTGTGTTAGATTATGTGGtagaaaggaagagattggaTGATTTGGTCAACTCCATCAAAGATGGGAGATATACTGAGCAGTGT TTCCGACTGTCGAACGCATGTCTGAGCAACGTCTATTACATCGTTGAAGACTGGCAAGTGAGCGAAAGAATGGAACAGAGCGGTCTTGCCATCATGACCGTCAAGTCTCAAGTTCAGGTCCATAATCGGTTCTTCCTCAAGGAGACACATACTCTGAACGAAACTATTGACTTTCTCGCAACCATGACCAGAGTCATTATCTCTTCCCATCGCACCAAAGCGTTACACGTTATCCCTACTCATTTCCTTTCTCGACCTTCGTTCAAACCCCTTCAGGATCATCTGCAGCTCAAACATCCAAATATCAAGTTCCACACGTCCTTCATCGCTTATCAAGAACTAAATGACAAATCGGCGAGTCAGACGTTGAAGGAAAAGTTTgcaaagatgatgatgtgtGTAAAAGGCATGAGCGCCGAGAAAGTATCTGCATTGCTTGATGAATGGGAAACGCCGCGGGTCATGTGGGAGGAtatgaaggaaagagatcGACAGCCGGATGATTCGGAACCTCCGGGACAACCTAGAGgtaagaagaggaagggcgGGAAGGGTTCTTTTTTTGCAGAAAGAGTGCAGGGGGAGGCGAGGCGAAAGATTGGTGATGCTTTGAGTGAAAGT CTTTGGACTGCCTTGATGGGATAG